The genomic region CTCGGGAAGAGCCGGCAGGCCGCGTTCCATCCGCATTCTATTGACGCCGGAGACGATATCCCGGCGGGAATCGACCAGGGTGCCGTCGAGATCAAAAATGATGCCGCGGATGGGCGGACGGATGGACGGATCAACGGGTCGATTCACACCGGCTTCTCCAATCTGGAATCGATCGGCGCTGTGGGCAACGTATCTATGGCAGGCGCCGTCGGATCTCGAGCAATCGATAGCTCTGCCGTCCCTCTCCATCCTGATCATCAAGTTCGATGGTGACGCCGGCGCTCTTGCCCAAGACGGCCTGGCCGAGGGGCGCCATGACGGAGATCACGTCATCTCCCAGATGGGCATCACCCTCACCAAGGATCCAATGGGTATGGCATTCCCCCGACTGCGTATCTTCCAAGACAATCTCGGTGCCGGGACCGGCTTTATCCTCGGGCAGGGTCATATCCTCAATGATCTCCGCCTGTTGAATCCGCCGGTTCAGGGATCCCAATCGGTCCGTCTCTTGTGATTGTTTAAGTTTTGCCGCGTCGTATTCGGCGTTCTCGCGCAGATCGCCCATCTCTCTCGCCGTTTTTATCGCCTCAGGTATCGTTGTTCGAAGGGCGAGAGCCGTCCGATCGCGCTCTGCGATCAGCATTTCATATGTCCCCTGGGTCATCGGGATACCAAGAATCTCGATCTTCTCACCTTCTCCTTGAAGGGCCCGGTTGGTGGCGGCGTCGCGGACACCCTTGACCTCATCGACCACTCTGCCCAATCCGGCTTTGGAGAGAAAGGCATAAACGTGAAAGAGAGCTCTTTCGGAAGAGCGCCACTGCTTGAGGAAATGTGACCAGCGGGAGGCAATATTTTCCGAGGGCTCTGTTCTTCCGGCCTTTTGGGCCAGAGTCCCTTTGGGATCAAGAATCGCCACAGCTTGGCGCCGCAGCATGTCGCGTGTTGTGACATCGGCCAGCAGAGCTGCGCCAAAGGCGGCCTCCCAAGGGTCGGGCCAGAAAGGATCATTATCCGGCGCGTTCACGGAATGTTGAATCAGAGCGAGAGCCGCAACGGGTCGCCGGCCGGGATTGCGCAGAAGATCGATGAGGAGGTTTTTACCTTCCTCCGCGTTCTCGCGGAGGGCGGCGGCGGCCTTTTCCCGTACGGCGCTGTGACGGCTGGCGAGCCCGAAGAGGATGGCATCTGTTTTTGAATCCCCATGAGAAAATCCGGCGTCGAGAATCGCAAACTGGTGGGATTGTTCCCCGACATCGGATGGCTCAAGTCCATCCGCCAGCGCGGTTCGGATGACATCGCCTTTCCCCTGTTCCTGGATCTCCAATTCACTTTCAAGGAAAAGATAAAGGGCGACGCGTTCGTCGGAGTGCGTCCGCTCATCCATGATCCATTGTTTTAAGATAGGACCGTGGATATGGCTGGACGATGTTTTCGAGCTGGGGTGCTGTTCGAGAAAACGGCGGATAAGATTGAGATTGGTGCGGATCCCGCGCTTGCGATCGAGCGACGGAAGCGGAACTTCCTCTTCGCCGCCAAGACCTTCAATAATTCTAAAAGTGTTCCGGAATGAAAGTGAAAGATCTATGCGCGGATGATTTTCAAGCCTCGGCTTTGTCTCTTTCCACCAGGTCGCCCAACTTTTCACGTTTGCGACCGTGTCATTCAGGCGCTTGCGCAGGGCTGTGGTGGTGGCCTGCCCACCGGCCTCTCTCAAGGCCAGATAGATCATTTGCTCGGGCTCTTCCCGGACAAGCCGCGCTAATTCTTCCGGGCGCGCCATCGCCAGGACCCTCAAGTCGTCATGCGGCAGGACTTCAAGGGCCCGGAGGGCGAGTTGCAGGCCCATCCGGTGATTCGGCTTGTTGGGAAGGAAGTCGATCACCAGATATTCACCGTCATTGTTCGTGATCTTCCCGACACCCCATCCGGCATGTAGAACGTAATACCCGGGAGCGAGATCGAGAAGCGCCTTGAGATTTTGAACCGCTGTTTCCGGTTTCGTTCTCTCATCAAACAGGCCGCTTTGCATCAGCACGGAATCGACATCGTCAACCTCAGGGAATGCCATGGGAGCGATGGTCCGCAGAAAACGGCGCAAGGTAGGGGTGGCCGTGGGGATTTTAACCAGCATCTCGAGGAAAGTATCCCATCCCATCTTCGCCAATTCGCTCGTCTTGAAGTGGGGCAGAAGAAGATCGAGCAGCGGCTCGGCGATATCCCATTTTTTTTTCGCCAGGCGGATCGCTCCGCGGAAAAGGCGCTGGTGTGTTTCATCGTCCACTGATCCGACGAGTTCCAGATAGATTTCTTCGATTCTGTCAGCACGGAATGTTTGAAGGAATCCCTGGAGGCTCTGAAACAAATAGCGGCGGTAGTTCTCTGTATCCTTGGCTTCCCGGGCCTGTTGGGCTTTTAAATAGGCCAGCCGGTATTCATCGGGGTAGGCGTTATAGATATTATTGAGAACATCCCCGGGAAGAGCCGTCAGACCCGCTTCCTCAGCGACTTTTGTTAAAAATCGAGCGGCTTTCAACGATTCGGTGCCGTTGAAGAATTGTTCCGCCACCCACCCCAGAGCATCCCAGCGGCGCTCCTTCTCGAGGCGGTTGCAGACCGAAGTCAGTTGAGCCGTTGCTTCCGGGATATTCTCGAGCCGAAGGTTACCTAATCCCATAAGGGAGTGCGCCGCAGGGTGGATTCCCGATGTTGGAAGATGCGATTGAGTCGTTTCGATGACCTCGTTGAGACTCAACTCTTCCTGCGCTTCATTCAGGATCTCGGTGATCGAATCACGGACGCCCGAATGAAGATAGAGTGCTTCATCATTCTCGGGGTCCAGCAGAAGGGGTATCCACTCTTTCCAGGTCCCTGTTTGTTCCAAGGGGTCCTCCTCATCAAATAATCGATAGCAGCCCGAGGTGAAAACTCGCCGCGGGAGGCAAAACCAAACCCATGGCGCGATGAAAGAAATCCACCGGCCCCCGTTTCGGACAACTTCGATAATCTGGAAAATCCGAATCGGAATTCAACACAGTATAGCACTTTGATACCGGCAGGGAACCCACACCTGACCTGCCGGGGCGATCGAATTCGGGTGAGTCGCTTCAGCGGGTGATGTCAAAAGAGCCCGGTATGCCGCCGCAGAAGGTCTTGAGGGTCTCCGCCGACTCCTCGAGCCGGATCTTGAGGGCTTCAGGGTCATATCCTGAAGGGGCAAAGGCGACAAAGAGAAGATCCCGCGTCTCTTCTGTGATGCGTGTCCGCCACGAATCGGAACTGGGATTCCCGAAAGCTCCCACCGCGTCGGCCAAAGTCCAACGCCCCTCGACGGTTATCGTTCCTTTTCCGATGCCGTCGTATGATTCGCCGGTTTTGCCGATGCGCAGCTGCACCGGTCCCTGAATCGCTTTCAGATCATAAAGACCGATCGAGAGCATCATCCGGAGGGAACATAGGTTTATCGTATCCACAACGGCGTTCACCCTGTAGAGGCCTTTGCCCGAGATAAGACGCCTAAAGAGGGCCTCCGATGAAGGCCGCCGTTTGGTGGGATCCAGGCCGATGGCCCGATAGAGCTCCCGGGCCGGGCGCAACAGAACACCGGCTTCTGAGGGATTGGAATAGACCGCCCGAAGATCCCGTCCCTGCCTTTCAATCTCCTCATGGATCGGATCCTGCGGCGCCAGGGGATTCACGCCGGTCATCGAAAAGGCGCCAAGGACAATCCGCCCAACGGCTTCGGGAATGAGGTGAATCGGTACCGACGGATGGGTCGGGCCATGGCTGTTGGTCTCCTGGGACATCTTCGCACCCTCCCTGTGAGCCCTTCTAATGGATCCATGGTCTGGATCGGGTATGGGTTTCCGGGCGATGAGAACAGCGATCTCATCCCCTGCCGTGTCGGCCCCCTCAGCATAATCGAGAAGGGATAGACCGGGAAAGGCGGCTCGCAACTCATTTCGTCTCAACCAATGGCGGGGATTGTGAGGGCGCCCTTTGCCCGCCTGGGCCTCAGTGAAGGTGTCGTAAATGAGAAGTCCGCCCTGTTTCAATGAGGCCGTCATTCTGGGGAAGAGGGCGCGTTCCAGAAAACGGGTGACGACGATAAGATCGAACCGATCCGGCGCCAGGGGGTCTTCCTTGGCAAGATTCATCGCCTGCGTTGTGACCCCGGCACCCCACCTCGCCGCGAGATTTCGGGTCATCTCCAATGCCTCGGGAAGGATATCCACCGCCAAAACCTTCCATCCCAAAAGAGCCAGCCAGACGGCGTTCCGTCCCGAACCACAGGCGAGGTCAAGCGCGGCTGCAGTTGAGGTGTTGCCGGCGCGAGAGGGATGGTGCAAAGAGGGATGGTGCAAACAAGGTCGGATTTCCCAGGAGGGCACACGGGATGGACCGGCCTCCATCTCCTGCGGCCAGGCCGAGGTTGGTTCACTGATCCACCGGATGAATCTGTGCTGCGTCCCTTTAAAAAACGAGACGGCGAAGGATCCTTCATCCGGTGTATCAGTGGTAAGAAGAAGAGGGCGCCACTTGGGGGGGATCTCATGGCGGCGGATCGGAAGCTCCCCGGCCGGAATATGACAGGATCCCGGCACATGTCCTTTTTCATACGCCGCGTGATCCCTAAGATCTAGAAGTATGAAACCATGGCGTCGCCAGATATCGCCGCTGTAGGGATCGCCTGAGAGGGGATCGCAGCAGAACGGTTGTGGTTCAAGGATGATCGATCTCAAGGCAACCAATTGGGACCATTGGATCGGCCCCGGAAGAAAGGGATCGCGGGGCGGCCAAGGAGAGTTGAGGAGAGATCGACCCGTAGGCTCAATTGAAGGATCACTCATCCGTCTGCTCCGATTTTATGCTAGGATCCGGCTGGATGGATTCCTGTTGGAGGCGCGAGACTGCTTGGTTAATGTACAAAGAGAGAGACGACGGATGGAACCCATTGATTATGCCGCACACCCCTATCTGGATCCACAATTCTCCAGCCGGGAACCGAGAATGCTCCGCGCCCTCTATCGGCAATACCTTATCATCCGAAACAATGATGAGGCCTACAATGCATTTTTGAATAAATTATTACATCCCCATCGCCAAGTGTATCCCCTGCGGGAAAATCTTCGGCATGTTTCGAGTTTTCTTGCTGAGGTCGGACCTTATCTCGATGGCCTGCTTGGGTTGTTTCCAGAAAAAACGCATGGGCCGTTGGCGCCGGCAAAGGAAATTGATGAATGCGACGATCTTAGAAATTTGATGAGGTATGTTTTCGACTCGACCGACCCCAAATTGCAATTCGAAGCCCAGAGGAAAATCTATCTGTCAAAACTCTTTTTTGATGTGGATCATACTTGGGAAATTCAGCGTGGACTTATACATAAACGTCATTTTGAATCGCTCATGGATGAGTATCTTTTCCGGAATACGGTGGATGAGGCCGATGTCGAGATCTGCTTCAATATCCGTTCGGACGGGGTATCCATGGACTATACGGTTGGGAGCGCCGGACCCGACAAGGAGTGCTGGAGTTTTCACAAATTGGAGTTGGCCCTTCCAATTGACGGTCATACATTCCCACTGAATGTCTATTTCTATAGCTGCCGCTTTAAGCGTGAGATCATTCCTTACCAATATATGAGAGGCCAAGAACATTACAATCTTCAGCCGGTGGAGATTTGGGGGCGGCTCAAGGAACGCCGGAGCGGCTCAATCGTCAGCAAAATGATCCGGAAGAAAGAAAGCAACCCCAGGCGAATCGGTGACATCCTCGGCGCCATGTTCATTGTGGCGGATTTAGTTGAGGTTGAGCGATTAAAGACGATCTTGATGGATATATTCGGGGGACCCCTGCGATTCCGCCATGTGACCGATACCTTGATTCGGATGGAAGACAAGGGCCGGCTTGGCCGCTATTCGGCGGCCGGATACAAGGTCTTCAAGTCAGAGGTGGATCTGCTCTATCCCAGCGGTCCGGAATTAACCGGGCCGCCGAGTCTTTTCACGGTCGAGATCCAAATTTATACTTTGGAATCCTATTTGAGGACGATACATACTGAGCATTATGCAAGCCATCAACATTTCAAGCACCGGCAGTTTCTGCAGGGATTGCTCCCATATCTATTCCCGAGTGAAATCTACGGAACTTTATCGGTTTGAATCGACTTGCCTCTGAGAATTAATCGTTTGTCAGCTTGAATTTCCTGACAAGGTCGAGAAGCTCCATGCTCAGCTCGGCCATACGCGTCGAATTGGTGTCGACCTTCGCCGCACCAGCCGCCGCGGCTTTTGACACATCATCCATGCCGTGGATGTTCGAATTGATATCGTGTGCGCCACTGGCGGCTTCTTCCATGTTCTTTGCGATTTCCTGCGCCGCTTGAGATGCGCCGGAAACGCTTTGAGCGATTTCATTCGTCGTTGATGATTGTTCCTCAACCGCTCCGGCGATGTTTTGAACGATTAAGTTGGTTTCCGCGATAACCTTTGTGATCTCATTAATGGCTTTTACTGCGCCGGAGGTATTCCCTTGCATCCCCTTGATCTGGCGGGCTATTTCCTCCGTGGCCTGAGCCGTCTGTTTTGCCAGCTCCTTGACTTCATTGGCGACGACGGCGAAGCCCTTCCCGGCTTCACCGGCGGAGGCCGCCTCAATGGTGGCGTTGAGAGCCAAGAGATTCGTTTGATCGGCGATATCGCTGATCGTATCAAGAACGGTATTAATCTCGGTGGCAGAAGTGTTCAACCGGTTCATCGTCTCCGCGGCCTGGTTCGCCTGGCTATCGGCATTGGAGGCGATCTGTGTTGCCCTTGTACAGATCTTTGCCACTTCGTTCAACGAGGCGCTCATCTCCTCAATAGCGGTGGCCACAGTATTGACCGATGAGGACATTTGCTCGGATGCAGCAGCCACTGTTCCGATCCGGGAGCTCAGGCCTTCCGTAGCTGATACAATGTTTGAGGATTGGGATGCCATCTGTTCCGCGCCGGAAGCCAAATCGTTTGAAGTCATCATGAGATCCTGGGCGAATTCTCCGGACTCAGAGGCATTTGTATCGAGTTTTGTGATTGTTTTGTTGATTTCCACCGACATTGTATTCAAGGCGCCGATCAGTTCGCCGAGTTCATCTTCCCGGTCGACTTCAAGATGCAACGTCAGATCTCCTTGAGCGATTTTCCTGGCAAAATCGACGCCCTTCTTTAGCTGTCCGGTAATTTGCTTTGTAAAGCTGAGTGACAAGAAGATGGTGCCGAGTATCCCTAACACTGCGATAATCGTCATTGTCATTTGCATGCCTTTGACGGAAGCAAGGGCTTCATTCGCTTCTATTTCAGAAATCATCGCCCATTGGAATTCCCCAAGTCCGAAAGGTGCATAGGAACTCA from Candidatus Eisenbacteria bacterium harbors:
- a CDS encoding GreA/GreB family elongation factor; this encodes MEQTGTWKEWIPLLLDPENDEALYLHSGVRDSITEILNEAQEELSLNEVIETTQSHLPTSGIHPAAHSLMGLGNLRLENIPEATAQLTSVCNRLEKERRWDALGWVAEQFFNGTESLKAARFLTKVAEEAGLTALPGDVLNNIYNAYPDEYRLAYLKAQQAREAKDTENYRRYLFQSLQGFLQTFRADRIEEIYLELVGSVDDETHQRLFRGAIRLAKKKWDIAEPLLDLLLPHFKTSELAKMGWDTFLEMLVKIPTATPTLRRFLRTIAPMAFPEVDDVDSVLMQSGLFDERTKPETAVQNLKALLDLAPGYYVLHAGWGVGKITNNDGEYLVIDFLPNKPNHRMGLQLALRALEVLPHDDLRVLAMARPEELARLVREEPEQMIYLALREAGGQATTTALRKRLNDTVANVKSWATWWKETKPRLENHPRIDLSLSFRNTFRIIEGLGGEEEVPLPSLDRKRGIRTNLNLIRRFLEQHPSSKTSSSHIHGPILKQWIMDERTHSDERVALYLFLESELEIQEQGKGDVIRTALADGLEPSDVGEQSHQFAILDAGFSHGDSKTDAILFGLASRHSAVREKAAAALRENAEEGKNLLIDLLRNPGRRPVAALALIQHSVNAPDNDPFWPDPWEAAFGAALLADVTTRDMLRRQAVAILDPKGTLAQKAGRTEPSENIASRWSHFLKQWRSSERALFHVYAFLSKAGLGRVVDEVKGVRDAATNRALQGEGEKIEILGIPMTQGTYEMLIAERDRTALALRTTIPEAIKTAREMGDLRENAEYDAAKLKQSQETDRLGSLNRRIQQAEIIEDMTLPEDKAGPGTEIVLEDTQSGECHTHWILGEGDAHLGDDVISVMAPLGQAVLGKSAGVTIELDDQDGEGRQSYRLLEIRRRLP
- a CDS encoding methyltransferase domain-containing protein — protein: MSDPSIEPTGRSLLNSPWPPRDPFLPGPIQWSQLVALRSIILEPQPFCCDPLSGDPYSGDIWRRHGFILLDLRDHAAYEKGHVPGSCHIPAGELPIRRHEIPPKWRPLLLTTDTPDEGSFAVSFFKGTQHRFIRWISEPTSAWPQEMEAGPSRVPSWEIRPCLHHPSLHHPSRAGNTSTAAALDLACGSGRNAVWLALLGWKVLAVDILPEALEMTRNLAARWGAGVTTQAMNLAKEDPLAPDRFDLIVVTRFLERALFPRMTASLKQGGLLIYDTFTEAQAGKGRPHNPRHWLRRNELRAAFPGLSLLDYAEGADTAGDEIAVLIARKPIPDPDHGSIRRAHREGAKMSQETNSHGPTHPSVPIHLIPEAVGRIVLGAFSMTGVNPLAPQDPIHEEIERQGRDLRAVYSNPSEAGVLLRPARELYRAIGLDPTKRRPSSEALFRRLISGKGLYRVNAVVDTINLCSLRMMLSIGLYDLKAIQGPVQLRIGKTGESYDGIGKGTITVEGRWTLADAVGAFGNPSSDSWRTRITEETRDLLFVAFAPSGYDPEALKIRLEESAETLKTFCGGIPGSFDITR